The Nitrospirota bacterium genome has a window encoding:
- the gltA gene encoding NADPH-dependent glutamate synthase gives MGHREPDKRIKDFEEVSLGLSEEDALLEATRCLQCKKPKCVAGCPVEIDIPSFIAMIRERDYPGALRKIREFNNLPSICGRVCPQETQCQGRCILGKKGIPISIGALERFVADYETAMGILDIGAVQPPNGHRVAVIGSGPAGLTAAADLARLGYGVTIFEALHEPGGVLLYGIPEFRLPKRILQREIDYVCRFGVKIVVNQVIGRTQKVNELFEEGYKAVFIGVGAGSPKYLSIPGENLNNVYFASEFLTRVNLMKAYLFPEYDTPIKKARRVAVIGGGNVAMDSARTALRLGADKVYVIYRRTEEEMPSRREEIENAKEEGIEFCFLSNPKLILGDARGWVRAIECEQMGLGEPDASGRRSPVPAGQEYCIEVDQVIIAIGQRSNPVLVRSIEGLKLWGEGYIVVNKEGKTNLKGLYAGGDITTGAATVISAMGAGKKAARAIDRYIMARRESLPQPSESSPSRSKPQ, from the coding sequence ATGGGACACAGAGAGCCTGACAAGAGAATTAAAGACTTTGAAGAGGTCTCCCTCGGCCTGAGCGAGGAAGATGCCCTGTTAGAGGCTACGCGATGCCTTCAGTGTAAGAAGCCAAAATGCGTAGCAGGCTGCCCCGTTGAAATTGATATACCTTCATTTATAGCAATGATTAGAGAGCGTGATTACCCCGGTGCATTGAGAAAGATACGGGAGTTTAATAACCTCCCTTCAATATGCGGCAGGGTGTGCCCTCAGGAGACGCAGTGTCAGGGCCGCTGCATCCTCGGCAAAAAAGGCATACCCATTTCAATTGGTGCCCTTGAGCGTTTTGTTGCAGATTATGAAACAGCTATGGGTATATTGGACATTGGTGCGGTTCAACCTCCAAATGGCCACAGGGTTGCAGTTATTGGCTCTGGTCCAGCCGGGCTGACTGCTGCAGCAGACCTTGCAAGGCTTGGATATGGTGTGACAATATTCGAGGCCCTCCATGAACCAGGGGGTGTCCTCCTCTATGGCATTCCAGAGTTCAGGCTGCCAAAGAGGATCCTCCAGAGAGAGATAGATTATGTCTGTCGGTTCGGGGTAAAGATTGTCGTTAATCAAGTTATAGGGAGGACCCAAAAGGTCAATGAACTTTTTGAAGAAGGTTACAAAGCAGTATTCATAGGCGTTGGCGCTGGCTCTCCTAAATACCTCAGCATTCCAGGCGAGAACCTGAATAATGTCTATTTCGCCTCTGAATTTCTGACAAGGGTCAACTTAATGAAGGCATACCTCTTTCCTGAATATGATACCCCTATCAAAAAAGCTCGCAGAGTTGCTGTTATAGGTGGAGGGAATGTTGCTATGGATTCAGCAAGGACTGCCTTAAGGCTCGGTGCAGATAAGGTTTATGTAATTTACAGGAGGACTGAGGAGGAGATGCCATCAAGGCGTGAAGAGATTGAAAATGCAAAAGAAGAGGGCATCGAATTTTGTTTTCTTTCTAACCCGAAGCTGATACTTGGAGATGCCAGGGGATGGGTGAGGGCGATTGAGTGTGAACAGATGGGCCTCGGAGAGCCTGATGCATCTGGAAGGAGGAGCCCTGTGCCTGCAGGTCAGGAGTACTGCATTGAGGTTGACCAGGTGATAATTGCTATTGGCCAGCGTTCAAACCCGGTTCTTGTCCGCTCTATTGAGGGGCTTAAGCTCTGGGGTGAAGGATATATAGTTGTAAATAAAGAGGGGAAGACAAATCTTAAAGGACTCTATGCTGGCGGCGACATAACAACAGGAGCGGCCACTGTCATAAGCGCAATGGGTGCAGGTAAGAAGGCAGCAAGGGCGATTGATAGATATATTATGGCCCGCAGAGAATCTCTCCCACAGCCTTCTGAGTCATCTCCGAGTCGGAGTAAGCCTCAATAA